From Coturnix japonica isolate 7356 chromosome 3, Coturnix japonica 2.1, whole genome shotgun sequence, the proteins below share one genomic window:
- the FLVCR1 gene encoding feline leukemia virus subgroup C receptor-related protein 1: MVEDGSEEEEGEAEGERGEMLGASQHNGFLPGKEAENGGPGGCAALGAGGIQLETRLSRRRLAVLAVFSCYSLVNAFQWIQYSSLNNVFVRFYGVSFTEIDWLSMVYMVAYVPLILPATWLLDARGLRLTALLGSGLNALGAWLKCASVAPGRYALTMAAQAVCAVAQVFILGLPSRIASVWFGPAEVSTACSVAVLGNQLGTAIGFLLPPVLVPNTPDDIDLMAHNISIMFYGTAIVSTLLFFLTGVVFEEKPKYPPSHSQALLQALPPEDYSYKQSIINLVRNVPFVLLLISYGIMTGTFYSVSTLLNQMIVTHYEGEEVNAGRIGLTLVVAGMVGSIICGLWLDYTKTYKQTTLIVYILSFIGMVVFTFTLDLGYLIVVFVTGGVLGFFMTGYLPLGFEFAVEITYPESEGTSSGLLNASAQIFGIVFTLVQGKLTTDYSPRAGNLFLCAWLFVGIILTALIKSDLRRHNVNSGIMNMDVKAVPVDNPVERETCTALKIQSDL, translated from the exons ATGGTGGAGGACGGCAgcgaggaagaggagggggaggcggagggagagagaggggagaTGCTGGGCGCTTCGCAGCACAACGGCTTCCTCCCCGGCAAGGAAGCGGAGAACGGCGGCCCCGGAGGATGCGCGGCGCTCGGGGCGGGCGGCATCCAGCTGGAGACGCGGCTGTCGCGGCGGCGGCTGGCGGTGCTGGCCGTGTTCAGCTGCTACTCGCTGGTGAACGCCTTCCAGTGGATCCAGTACAGCAGCCTCAACAACGTCTTCGTGCGCTTCTACGGCGTGTCCTTCACGGAGATAGACTGGCTCTCCATGGTCTACATGGTGGCCTACGTGCCGCTCATCCTGCCCGCCACCTGGCTGCTGGACGCCCGCGGCCTTCGCCTCACGGCGCTGCTGGGCTCGGGGCTCAACGCGCTGGGCGCGTGGCTCAAGTGCGCCAGCGTGGCGCCGGGCCGCTATGCCCTCACCATGGCGGCTCAGGCCGTGTGCGCCGTGGCGCAGGTCTTCATCCTGGGGCTGCCCTCCCGCATCGCCTCCGTCTGGTTCGGCCCCGCCGAGGTCTCCACCGCCTGCTCCGTGGCCGTGCTGGGCAATCAG CTTGGCACTGCCATTGGCTTTTTGTTGCCACCTGTCCTGGTTCCAAATACCCCCGATGATATTGATCTAATGGCACATAATATAAGCATAATGTTCTATGGAACAGCAATAGTATCCACGCTTTTGTTCTTCTTAACAGGAGTTG TGTTTGAAGAGAAGCCCAAATACCCTCCCAGTCACTCTCAAGCACTCCTGCAGGCTCTGCCTCCTGAGGATTACTCCTACAAGCAGTCAATTATTAATTTGGTCAGAAATGTTCCATTTGTACTTCTGCTCATCAGCTATG GAATTATGACTGgaacattttattctgtttccacaTTATTAAACCAGATGATAGTAACTCATTATGAG GGAGAAGAAGTGAACGCTGGGAGAATTGGCTTGACACTGGTGGTGGCAGGAATGGTGGGTTCGATTATTTGTGGTTTGTGGCTGGATTACACTAAAACGTACAA GCAAACTACTTTGATTGTTTACATTCTCTCTTTCATTGGGATGGTGGTATTTACCTTCACACTGGACCTTGGGTACCTTATAGTGGTGTTTGTAACCGGAGGAGTGCTTGG gTTCTTCATGACTGGCTATCTCCCACTCGGCTTTGAATTTGCAGTGGAAATTACTTACCCAGAGTCTGAAGGCACTTCGTCGGGTCTCCTCAATGCATCAGCACAG ATATTTGGAATTGTCTTTACGCTTGTGCAAGGAAAGCTTACAACAGACTACAGTCCTCGTGCGGGAAACCTCTTTCTTTGCGCTTGGCTGTTTGTGGGCATTATCTTAACAG cctTAATAAAATCAGATCTGCGAAGACACAATGTGAATTCAGGGATTATGAATATGGACGTTAAAGCT GTACCAGTTGACAATCCAGTAGAACGGGAAACTTGTACTGCGTTAAAAATTCAGTCAGATTTATAA